The following proteins come from a genomic window of Pseudomonas syringae:
- a CDS encoding SirB1 family protein — translation MTPRQHCLACLQHTPPSVFEAALWVSAEHDAQFSRQDMMAELDQLQRQIDAALPVLPASELAQPMLRQLSALGFQQDDWNPPKPDAALLHKIIQRRRGQPLGLALIALEIARRLNIALEGVNFPGHFLLRVPGADHLLDPCGGRRLYPKDCRELLLRQFGPGMQLRAEHMASATPASMVQRLSRNLRHLHQINDNFIAALKDADRIVEMGQAISSDYLARATLYQMLECPQAERFDLEHALLLSEDPIQRIRLTERLSQLPSHRTVH, via the coding sequence ATGACGCCACGTCAGCATTGCCTGGCCTGCCTGCAACATACGCCGCCCTCGGTGTTTGAAGCCGCGCTATGGGTTTCGGCAGAGCATGACGCGCAGTTTTCACGCCAGGACATGATGGCTGAGTTGGATCAGTTGCAACGCCAGATAGACGCCGCCCTGCCGGTCCTGCCCGCCTCCGAACTTGCCCAACCGATGTTGCGTCAACTCAGCGCGCTGGGTTTTCAGCAGGATGACTGGAACCCTCCCAAACCTGACGCGGCACTGCTGCACAAGATCATCCAGCGCCGTAGGGGCCAGCCGCTGGGGCTGGCACTTATTGCACTGGAAATCGCCAGGCGGCTGAACATCGCGCTGGAGGGCGTCAACTTCCCGGGCCACTTTCTGCTGCGCGTGCCAGGCGCCGACCATCTGCTCGACCCCTGCGGCGGTCGCAGGCTATACCCCAAAGATTGCCGTGAACTGCTGCTCCGCCAATTCGGACCAGGCATGCAACTGCGCGCCGAACACATGGCGTCGGCGACACCTGCGAGCATGGTGCAACGGTTGTCACGCAACCTCCGGCACCTGCATCAGATCAATGACAACTTTATCGCTGCGCTCAAGGACGCCGACCGGATCGTCGAAATGGGTCAGGCCATCAGCAGCGATTACCTGGCCCGCGCGACGCTGTATCAGATGCTTGAATGCCCGCAGGCCGAACGCTTCGACCTGGAACACGCGCTGTTGCTCAGTGAAGACCCTATACAACGCATCAGGCTGACTGAACGCCTGAGCCAGTTGCCGTCACATCGTACCGTGCATTGA
- a CDS encoding flavodoxin — protein sequence MKVAIVCGTVYGSAEEVARHAATLLRAAGHETLVNSRLTLPELLAFEPEALLAVTSTTGMGELPDNLVPLYSQLRDALPAALRGLPGGVIALGDASYGDTFCAGGELMRELFAELGIAETQDMLRLDGSESVTPETDAEPWLAAFIAQLG from the coding sequence ATGAAAGTCGCCATCGTGTGCGGAACGGTCTATGGATCGGCCGAAGAAGTCGCCAGGCACGCAGCCACGCTGCTGCGCGCTGCGGGTCATGAAACACTCGTCAATTCCAGGCTGACGCTGCCTGAACTGCTGGCCTTCGAACCTGAGGCGTTGCTGGCGGTGACATCGACCACTGGCATGGGTGAGTTGCCGGATAACCTCGTACCGCTTTATTCGCAGCTGCGTGATGCGTTGCCTGCTGCCCTGCGCGGGTTGCCGGGCGGCGTGATCGCGCTCGGTGATGCCAGTTATGGCGATACCTTCTGTGCCGGTGGCGAACTGATGCGTGAGCTGTTTGCCGAACTGGGCATCGCTGAAACGCAAGACATGCTACGCCTTGACGGCAGCGAAAGTGTCACCCCGGAAACCGATGCCGAGCCTTGGCTCGCAGCCTTCATTGCGCAGTTGGGCTGA